GGTGGCCCGGAGCGGCTCACCGTGTGCGTGCGCACCCGGGGCGAGCTGGAGGCGCGCCTGGGCGGGTTCCTGGATGGCGTGGCGGGGACGGTGACGCTGGGGATGGCGCCTGGCCGGCCTCCGAAGGTGGCCTTCGTCTGCGCTCCGCAGGGCGGCCAGTGGGTGGGCATGGGCCGGCGCATGCTGCTGACGGAGGACGCCTTCCGCGCGGCCTTCGAGCGCGTGGACGCGGCCCTGGCGGTCCACTCCGGCCAGTCGCTCCGTGACGAGCTGTTCAAGGCGGAGGGCGTCGCCCGCTACGACGACGTGGACGTGGTGCAGCCGCTCCTCTTCGCGTTCCAGGTGGCCCTGGCGGAGCAGTGGCGCGCCTGGGGCATCACCCCGGATGTCGTGGTGGGGCACAGCCTGGGGGAGATCGCCGCCGCGCACATCGCGGGCATCCTGGACCTGGAGGAGGCGGCGCTCGTCATCCACCACTACAGCCGCCTGCAGAAGCTGCTGGCGGACCGGGGCGGGATGGCCGTGGTCAACCTGCCGCCCGACGCGCTGACCGGGCTGCTGGAGGCCACGAACGGGGCGGTGGTGCTGGCCGGCCACAACGGCCCCCGGTCCACCGTGCTGTCCGGAGACCCGGCCGCGCTCGACGCGCTCCTCGCGGAGCTGAAGCGCCGCAAGGAGCTGTGCGCGCGGATCCGCGTGAACGTCGCCGCGCACAGCCCGCAGATCGACGAGATCCTCCCGGAGCTGGAGGCGGTGCTCGCCGGGCTGCGTCCGAAGCCCGCGCGCCTGCCGATGATCTCCACTGCGCTGCGGCGGCGGATGGAGGGGCCGGAGGTGGACGGGCGCTACTTCGGCCAGAACCTGCGCACGCCGGTGTGGCTGGCTCCGGTGCTCGCGTCGCTGGTGGCGGACGGCGTGGACGCGCTGGTGGAGCTCAGCCCGCACCCCGTGCTGGTGGGCGCCCTGCAGCAGGCCGCCGAGGGCCGGCAGCCGCCTCCGGTCGTCCTGCCGTCCACCACGCGGGACGAGGACGAGCGGCTGGCCCTGTACGAAGCGCGCGCCACGCTGTTCCGGCTGGGATGCGCGGGGGCGGCCCCCCCCGCGCCCCGCGACGCGATGGTGCCGCTGTCCGCCCATACCCCGCAGGCGCTCCGGGAGCTGGCGGCGCGCATGGCCGGGACGCTGCGCCAGGCGCCCTGGACGCAGGTGGAGGACGTCGCCGCCACGGCCGCGCTGCGCCGGACGCACCACGCGGAGCGGCTGGCGGTGGTCGCGCGCGGAACGGAGGACCTGGCCCAGGCGCTGGATGCGTTCGCCCGGGGCGAGCCCCATGAGCGGCTGGTGACCCCGGCGCTCGCGAAGGCGCCCTCGGTGGTGTTCGTCTTCCCGGGGCAGGGCTCGCAGTGGCACGGGATGGCGCGGCAGCTCTTGCGTGACGAGCCGGTCTTCCGCGCGGAGCTCCTGCGGTGCGACGCCGCCATCCATGCGTTCACCGGCTGGTCCGTGCTGGAGGAGCTGGAGGCGTCCGAGTCCGCGTCCCGGATGGCCCGGGTGGACGTGGTGCAGCCGGTTCTCTTCGCCGTGGAGGCGGCGCTGGCCGCGCTCTGGCGCTCCTGGGGCGTGCGGCCCAAGGCGGTCATCGGCCACAGCATGGGCGAGGTCGCGGCGGCTTATGTCGCGGGTGCGCTGAACCTGGCGGACGCGGCGCGGATCATCTGCCGCCGAAGCCAGCTGCTCCGCCGCGTGAGCGGGCAGGGCGCCATGCTCGCCGCGGAGCTCACGCTGGACGAGGCCCGGGAGGTCCTGCGCGGCCACGAGGCGCAGGTCGCCGTGGCCGTGAGCAACAGCTCCCGCTCCACCGTGCTGTCGGGCCAGCCGCAGGCGCTGGAGGTCATCTCCCAGGCGCTCCAGGCCCGAGGCGTCTTCTGGCGCTGGGTCAAGGTGGATGTCGCCTCCCACAGCCCGCAGATGGACGCGCTCAAGGCCGAGCTGCTGGAGGTGCTGGCGGACGTCCGGCCCTCGCCGTCGGCGGTGCCCATCCACTCCACGGTCCTGGACGCGGTGACGGACGGCCGCGACTTCGACGCGGGCTACTGGGTGCGCAACCTGCGCGACCCCGTCCTCTTCGCCTCGGCGGTCCGGCGCGCGCGTGAGGCGGGACACGACGTCTTCATCGAGATGAGCCCGCATCCCATCCTGCTGCCCGCGGTGGAGCAGGAGCTGGCGGACGTGGACCAGCCGGGCGAGGTGCTGCCGTCGCTGCGGCGCAACGAGTCCGAGCGCGAGACGCTGCTGCGCTCCCTGGCGGCGCTCTACACGCGAGGCCTGGAGCCCGCCTGGAGCGCCGTCACCCGCGCGGGGCGCCCCGGGGTGCCGCTGCCTTCCTACCCCTGGCAGCGCGAGCGCTTCTGGCTGGAGCCGGCGCCCGTGGTCCGTGCTCCCATCGCCGTCAGCCGCCCGAGCGGCGAGGGGCTGCTGGGCAGCCACTTCCCGTCCGCCGTGGAGCCGAGGCTGCACCACTGGCAGGCCGGGTGGGGCGCGGACGTGTCCGGCTTCCTCGCCGGCCACCGCGTGGGCGGTGACGCCGTGGTTCCCGGCGCCGTCTTCCTGTCCATGGCGCTGCGGGCCGCGAAGGAGGCGCTGGGGGACGCGCCCGTGGCGCTGAGGGACATCGCCTTCCCGCAGCCGTTGATCGTGGGCGAGAGCTCCGAGCCCGCGCCGCGCGTGCAGACCGTGCTCTCCGTGCGCGACGCGCAGCGCGAGCTCCAGGTGTTCTCCCAGGGCGAGGGCGGCACGTGGGTGCCCCACGCGCGGGCCCTGGTGGACGCGGGGCCGGCGGCGGCGGTGGGCCGGGAGCGGGCGCAGGAGGCGCTGGCGCTCCGGGACGCGCTGCGCGGCTCCGCGGTGATGCTGCTGGACTCCGTGCGGTACTACGAGCTGCTGGCGGGCTGCGGGCTGGAGTACCGCGCCGCCTTCCGGGGCGTGGACTGCGTCTGGTCCCGCGAGGCGCAGGCGCTGGGACGCATCCTTCCGCCCTCCGCCACGGTGGCTCCGGAGCTGGCCCGGGTGGCCTGCATCGACTCCGCGCTCCAGCTCTCCATCGCCACGCTGCCGCCCAGCCTCGTGTTCCGGGGACGGCAGCTCATCAGCGTGGGGGTGGACGGGTTCGCGCTCCACCGCCTCCCGGAAGGCACCTTCCACGTCCACGCGCAGCGCCGTCCGGGTGGTGAGGCGCCGGTGTTCCAGGTGGACCTGGTGGCGTTCACCGACGCGGGCGAGCCCCTGTTCCACGTCGACGGGCTGAAGGTCCGCGTGCTCGACGTGGCGAGGCCCGCCGTCGCCCGGAACGACGAGGTCCGCCCGGCGACCGCTGCGTCCCGGACGCTGTTCGACGAGCTGGGCGCGCTGGAGCCCACGAGGCGGCGGGCCCGCGCCGAGGACGAGCTGCGGCAGGTGGTGGCCACGGTGCTCAAGCTGGCCCCGGCGCGTGTCCCGGTGGACCAGCCGCTGCGCACCCTGGGCATGGACTCCGTCATGTCGCTGGAGCTGCGCAACCGCATCGAGGCGCGCACCGGCATCCGGCTCTCCGCCACCGCGCTCTGGAACCACCCCACGGTGGAGGCGCTGACGAACTTCGTCCTGACCCAGGCCCCGTCCGCGTCCGCGTCCCGGCCCGCTCCGGCGCGCGCCGTGCCGCCCGCGCCCGTGCCCGCCGCCCCCGTCATTCCCGCGGACGCGGCCTTGCCTTCCGACCTGGAGCTGGAGCGGCTGCTGGAGGCCGAGCTCGCCCAGGTCCACCACCTCATCAAGGAGTCCTGACCATGACGGCCCCGCTGCCCACCGCGAATGATCCCACGCTGCTCAAGCGCAGCCTCGACGCGCTGAAGGACCTCCGGGCCCGGTACGAGTCCCTGGAGTCCCGTGGACGGGAGCCCATCGCCATCATCGGCCTGGGGTGCCGCATCCCGGGGGGCGGAGAGACCCCGGAGACCCTCTGGAAGATGCTGTGTGGCAAGGTCGACGCCGTCAGCGAGGTGCCCGCGGACCGGTGGGACCTGTCTCGCTACTACGACGCGGACGTGGCCACGCCGGGGCGGATGCACATGCGCTACGGCGCGTTCCTCGACGCGCCCGACCGCTTCGACCCGTACTTCTTCGGCATCTCGCCCCGGGAAGCGGAGCAGATGGATCCGCAGCAGCGCCTCTTCCTGGAGGTGGCGTGGCACGCGCTGGAGGACGCGGGCCTGAGCGCGAAGGCGCTCGCGGGCACGGACACGGGCGTCTTCGTGGGCGCCAACGGCAACGACTACCTCCAGCTCCAGCTCTCCGAGCCGCAGGTGCTGGGCACGTACTCGCTGGTGGGCGGCACCAACTGCATCATCCCCAACCGGCTCTCGTACCTGCTGGACCTGCGCGGGCCGAGCATGGCCTTCGACACGGCCTGCTCCTCGTCGCTCGTCGCGGTCCACCAGGCCTGCCAGAGCCTGCGCCACGGGGAGAGCTCCACCGCCATCGCGGGCGGGCTCAACCTGCTCCTGTCGCCCGTGGTGTCGGTGGCGCACTCCAAGGGCCTGCCGCTGGCGCCGGACGGGCGCTGCAAGACGTTCGACGCGCGCGCGGATGGCTACGTCCGCGGCGAGGGCTGCGGCGTCGTGGTGCTCAAGCGTCTGTCGGACGCGATCGCGGCGGGGGACCCGGTGTGGGCCGTCATCCACGGCTCGGCCGTCAACCAGGACGGACTCAGCAACGGCCTCACGGCCCCCAACGGCGGGGCCCAGCGCGCCGTCATCCGCAAGGCGCTGGAGCGCGCGCGTCTCACCGGCTCGGAGGTGGGGCTCATCGAGGCGCACGGGACGGGCACGTCGCTGGGCGACCCCATCGAGGTGGAGGCCCTCTCCGAGGTCTACGGCGCCGCGGAGGGCGAGCGGCGGCCCTGCGCGCTCGGCTCCATCAAGACGAACATCGGGCACCTGGAGGCGGGCGCCGGCATCGTCGGCATCCTCAAGGTCGCGCTGTCGCTCAAGCACGGCGTCATCCCGGCGAACCTGCACTTCCAGGCGCTCAACCCGCACATTTCGTTGGACGGCACGCGTCTCTACGTGCCCACGGAGTCGACGCCGTGGACGGATCCGGCGGAGCGCCGGTACGGCGCGGTCAGCTCGTTCGGCGCGGGCGGCACCAACGCGCACGTCGTGCTGGGCACCCTGGAGTCCGCGCGGCCCGAGGCCAGCGTCCGGCCGTCCCTGCCTGGCGCGGAGCGCGCCCACCTGCTGGTGCTCTCCGCCCGCAGCCGCACGGCGCTGGCGAACGTGGCCCGGCGTCTGGCGGACCATCTGACCCACGGCGCCGGCCAGCATGAATCGCTGGAGGACATCTGCGCCACGGCCGCGCTGCGCAGGACGCACCACGACCACCGGGTGGGGCTCGTCGTCCGGACTCGGGAGGACGCACTCCAGCAGCTGCGCGCGCTCCAGCAGGACGTCCGGCCCCCGGGCGCATGGACGGGCACCGCCGGAAGGCCGGGTCGGCCGGTGTTCCTCTTCCCCTCGGAGCCCCGGTTGTCGGGGGCCCGGCTGGCGGCGCTGGGCCGCGACTGTCCGGTGTTCGCCCAGGCACTGGAGCGCTGTCGCGGCGCGCTCCAGCAGGGGCAGGGCGCGGACGGGGTGGGTGAGCACTTCGCCGTGCAGGTGGCGCTCGCCGAGCTGTGGCGCTCGTGGGGCGTGGAGCCGGGCGCGGTGCTCGGGCAGGGCGTGGGGGAGATCGCCGCGGCCCACGTCGCGGGAGCGCTGTCGCTGGAGGACGCCGCGCGCGTCGCCCGTGAGTGCGGCGCCCTGCTGGCGAAGGGAGACGCGGCGGCCGGAGCGCTGAGCGCGGCGCTGGCGGGACTGATGCCCCGGCCCACGACGGTGCCCCTGTACGCGGCGGACGGGACGGTGCTGGAAGGCGAGTCCCTGGGCGCTGGCGCCTGGACGCGGTGCCTGCGCCGGCCCGCGCAGGCGGTGCCGGGCATCGAGGAGGCACTGCGCGCGGGCCATGTGCTCTTCGTGGAGCTGGGCGCGGAGCCGGTGCTCACCGCGCCGGTGGCGGAGGCCGCCGCGCGCCAGGGACTGACGGACGTGCTGGCGGTGTCCTGCCTCAGCGGGAACCAGGACGCGCTGGGGGCCCTGCTGACGTCCGCGGCGGCGCTCCACGCAGCGGGCCTGGGCCTGCGCCTGGAGCGGCTGCTGGCGCCCCACGGGCACTTCCTCCGGCTGCCGACCTATCCCTTCGAACGGGAGTCCTTCTGGTTCAAGGAGCGGCCCGTCACGATGCTCGCGTCGGTGCGCTCCACCAGCCTGGAGCTGCCCCGCGCGGCGGTGCGTGACACGCCCCCCGAACCCGCCCGCCGCCCCGCGGAGGTCCGCGTCCCGGCCTCGCCGCAGCTGGCCGGTTGGGCGGAGCTGCCGGAGCGCGAGCGCGCCACGAAGCTGCGCGGCCTGGTGCACGCGGAGGTGGCGCGCATCCTGAAGTTCGACGCGGCCCGGCTCGATCCCAAGGGCGGCTTCTTCCAGATGGGCATGGACTCCGTGATGGCCGGGCAGCTGCGCAACCGGCTGGAGCAGCAGTTGGGACGCAAGTTCGCCGTGACCGTCATCTTCGAGAACCCCACCGTGGATCGGCTGTCCCGGCAACTGGGCACGTTCGTCACGCCACCCCCGGCGCCCGCCACACCGCCACGTGAGCCGCAGCCCCTGGCGTCCCAGGGCCTGTCTCCGGCGAAGGGAGGCGGCGCCGAAAGCATCGCCGACCTCCTGGCCCGGGAGCTCGAAGAGACCTCCTCCATTTCCAGCAAGGACCACCTGTCATGAGCACCCCGCCGGTTTCCAACGAAGCCTCCAACCGCGACGAACTGCTCCAGCGTGCCCTGGAGCGCATCCGTGACTTTCGCGGGAAGCTCGACGCCGTCGAGGCCCAGCGCTCGGAGCCCATCGCCGTGGTGGGCATGTCCTGCCGCCTGCCGGGCGGAAACGACGACCCGTCCTCGCTGTGGCGCTTCCTGCGCTCTGGCGGCGACGGCATCCGCACCTTCCCCCAGGAGCGCGGCGCGACCCCGGACGGCCAGCGCTTCAAGGGCGGGTTCCTGGAGCAGGTCGACCGCTTCGACGCGGGCGTGTTCGGCATCTCCCCGCGCGAGGCCGCGACGTTGGACCCCCAGCAGCGCCTGTTCCTGGAGGTGAGCTGGGAGGCACTGGAGAACGCGGCGCAGCCCTTCGACAAGCTCGAGGGGAGCATGGCCGGCGTGTTCGTGGGCATCACCAACTACGACTACTGCCAGAAGCTGATGCAGGAGACGCCGATTGATCAGCTGGACGCCTACTGCCTCACCAGCAACGCGTCCACGTTCGCGGCCGGGCGCCTGTCGTACTGGCTGGGCCTGCGCGGTCCCAGCCTGTCCGTGGACACGGCCTGTTCATCTTCCGCCGTCGCCCTGCACCAGGCATGTCAAAGCCTGCGCGCGGGGGAGTGTTCGCTAGCACTGGCGGGCGGCGTCAACGTGCTGCTGTCGCCGGAGTGGTTCGTGGTGCTGTCGCGCGCGGGCATGCTGTCGCCGGACGGCTATTGCAAGACGTTCGACCGCGATGCCAACGGCTACACCCGGGGCGAGGGCTGCGTCGTCTTCGTGCTCAAGCGCCTCTCGGACGCGGTGGCGGCGAAGGACCACATCCACGCGCTGATCCGCGGCTCGTGCGTCAACCAGGACGGCCGCAGCGGCGGGCTCACGGTGCCCAACCCCGCGGCGCAGCAGGACGTCATCCGCGGCGCGCTCAAGGCCGCGCGCGTGGGCGCGGACCGCGTCAGCTACGTCGAAACGCACGGCACGGGGACGCCGCTCGGCGACCCGATAGAGGTGCGCGCGCTGGGCGCGGCGCTGGGCGAGGGGCGCGCGGAGGGCGACCGCATCCACATCGGGTCCATCAAGGCCAACATCGGGCACCTGGAGCCAGCGGCGGGGGCCGCGGGCCTGATGAAGGTCATCCTCGCGCTGCAGAACGAGGAGCTGCCGCCCCAGGTCCAGTTCCAGGAGCTGAACCCCGAAATCGACCTGGAGGCGCTGCCGGTGGCCATCTCCACCCGGCCCCAGGCGTGGCCGCGCGCGGAGCGTTCGCGCATCGCGGGCGTGAGCTCGTTCGGCGCGAGCGGGACCAACGCGCACCTCGTGGTGGAGGAGGCCCCGGCCGTGGTCCGCCCGGCGCGGACCTTCGAGCCCGGCACGCAGCTCTTCACCCTGTCCGCGCGAAGCCCGGCGGTGCTGGCGCGGCTGGCGGGGCGGCACGCGACGCACCTGGCGGCGAAGCGCGACCTGCTGCTGGAGGACGTGTGCTTCAGCGTGAACACCGGCCGGGCCCGGTTCGCGGAGCGCGTGGCGCTGCCCGTGGACGACCTGGAGTCGCTCCAGCACGCGCTGTCCGCCATCGCGGCGGGTGAGCTGCCGGCGGGCGCCTCCCTGGGCCGCGCGCAGGTGGGGCAGGGGCCGAAGGTGGCCTTCCTCTTCACCGGCCAGGGCAGCCAGTTCCCGGGCATGGCGGTGGAGCTGCACGCCTCGCAGCCGGTGTTCCGGCAGGCGTTGGATCGCTGCGCGGAGGCGCTGAAGTCCCACTGGGACGTGCCGCTGCTCACGCTCCTGCGCGGGGAGGGCTTCACGGCGGGGCTGCTGGATCAGACCCGCTACACCCAGGCCGCGCTCTTCTCCGTGGAGTACGCGCTGGCCATGCTCTGGAAGAGCTGGGGCGTCGTCCCCTCGGCGGTGCTGGGCCACAGCGTGGGTGAGTACGTCGCGGCCTGCGTCGCGGGCGTCTTCGAACCCGAGGCGGCCGTGGCGCTGCTCGCCGTGCGCGGCGCACTCATGCAGGCGCTCCCGGCGGCGGGCGCGATGGCGTCCGTCTTCGCCAGCGAGGCCCAGGTGCGCGCGGCGCTGGAGGGCAAGGCCGACCGCGTGTCCGTGGCCGCGGTGAACGCACCGGACAACATCGTCATCTCCGGCCAGGCGGACGCCGTGGAGCAGGTGCTCCAGTCGCTGACGGCGCAGGGCCACAAGCACAAGCGCATCAACGTCTCGCAGGCGTTCCACTCGCCGCTGCTGGATCCGATGCTGGATGCGCTGGAGCAGGCCGCGTCCGGGCTCACGTTCCAGGAGCCGACCCTCCCGCTCATCTCCAACCTGACCGGCCGGCCCGTGGAGCCCGGCATGCTGGGGCCGCGCTACCTGCGCGACCACGCCCGCGAGGCCGTGCGCTTCCAGGCCAGCATGGAGTGGCTGTTCGAGAACGGCTTCGACACCTTCGTGGAGGTGGGCCCCGCGCCCCACCTCATCGGCATGGTGAAGCGCTACGCGCCCGCGGGCGATCGCGCCTTCCTGCCCTCCATGCGCAAGGGGCTGTCCGCCCAGCGCTCCATGCTGGAGAGCGCGGGCGCCCTGTACACGCGCGGCGCCGACCTGGAGTGGGACAGCCTGCACGCGGGGCTTGAGCCGCGTCGCGTCCCCCTGCCGACGTACACCTTCGACCGGAAGCGGTACTGGTACGCCGCCCCCGCGCCCGGCGCCGCGGTCCGCTCGCAGGTCTCCGTGCAGGAGGAGGCGGGTGACACGACGCTGCTGGGCCACCGGCTGCCGTCGCCGCTGCCCTCGGCGCAGTTCCGCGTGCGGTACGACGCGGCCCAGCACCCGTGTCTGGCGGACTGCCGGATGGGCGGGATGCGGGTGGTGAACGTGGGCGTCTTCCTGGAGGCCGCGCTCCAGTCCTGGCACGCGCTGACGCCGGGCGCCGGAGCCTGCCGCGTGGACGGACTGTCGGTCCGTCGCGGGCTCCTCATGGACGACGAGGAGACGCGCGTCGCGCACCTGGTGGTGGAGCCGCCGGACGCGAAGGGCGAGCGGAGCTTCGCGCTCCACAGCCTGCCGCCGGGGGCCTCGGAGGACTCCAGCGCCTGGGCGGTGCACGTGGAGGGACGGCTGGCGGAGGCCCAGGAGGAGAAGGGCCTGGAGTCCGTGGACGCGATCCTCGCGCGCTGCGGGCAGACGCTGGACGGCGCGGATTTCTACGCACGCATGGAGAAGCGCCAGTTGGTGCTCGGGCACTCGGCGCGGTGGATCGAGCAGGTCCGCTTCCGCGAGGGCGAGGCGCTCGCGACGATGCGCGCGCCGGACGCGAAGGAGTCGGAGGGCTACCGCGTCCACCCGGGCCTGGTGGACGCGCTCTTCCAGGCGGTCTTCGCGTGCCTGCCGGGCGACGTGCCCGAGGACGCCATCTACATGATCGTCGAGGTCGCCCGCTTCGTCGTCGGTCCCGCCACCCCGGCGGCGGCGACCCGGGCCCACGTGCGGCTGCGCCCCTGGAAGGACGGGGACACGACGATCGTCGCGGACGTGGATGTGGCGGACGCGCAGGGCCGCGTCTTCCTGCGAGCGGAAGGGGCGCTGCTCAAGCGCACGACGGTCCAGGCGCTCCAGAAGGTGACGCGCGCGGAGGTCACCCCGTCGGCGGGCGCCGCCCGTCCCGCTTCGTCGGGCCTGCGGGACGTGCTCGCGCGCCTGCCGGTGGCGCAGCGCACGCCCCGGCTGGTGGAGTGGCTGCGCGCCCAGGTGGCCGTCATCCTGCGCGCCTCCGCTTCGGACGTGGACGTGGACGCGCCGCTGGCGCACGCGGGCTTCGACTCGCTGATGGCGCTGGAGCTCAAGAGCGCCGTCGCCAACGAGCTGAACGTGGCGCTGTCGCTCGGCGGGCTCCTGGCGGGCGCGAGCCTCAAGGCTCTGTGCTCGGAGATCCTCGGACAGCTCTCGCTGGAGGCCTCTCCGGCGAACAGCGCGGCGGACCCTGCTGGGACCGCGAGTTCGGAAGCCGCCCCGGTGGAGGTGCTGGTGCATGACGGCGAGGGGCGCCACCAGCCCTTCGGCATGACGGACCTCCAGCAGGCGTACCTGCTGGGCCGCACGCGCTCCTTCGAGCTGGGCGGCGTGTCCACCTACTTCTTCCTGGAGGTGGACCTGCTGGGCGTGGATCTGGAGCGGCTGGGCACGAGCCTGGACGTCATCATCCAGCGCCACGACATGCTGCGCGCGGTGGTGACGCCGGACGGACAGCAGCGGGTGCTGCCCACGGTGCCCCCGTTCGTCATCCGCACGGTGGACCTGCGGGGCCAGGACGCGGCCCAGGTGGAGCGCGCGCTCGCGGCCCTGCGCACGGAGATGGCCACCCAGGTCTTCCAGACGGACCGCTTCCCGCTGTTCGACGTCCGGGCCACGCGCCTGGACAACGAGCGCACGCGGCTGCACCTCGGCTTCGACGCCCTGGTGGTGGACGCGTGGAGCACGTCGCTGCTCTTCAAGGAATGGTCCGCCGTGTACCGCGAGGGCGCCGGGGCGCTGCGTCCCATCGACATCACCTTCCGCGACTACGTCCTGGGCGTGCAGGCGCTGGAGTCCGGCCCCGCGTACGCCGCCGCGGAGAAGTACTGGCTCGAGCGCGTCCCCAAACTGCCGCCCGCGCCGGAGCTCCCCATGGCCCGCCACCCGGGCACGCTGGAGCTGCCGCGCTTCACGCACCGCTCGTTCCGGCTGCCCAAGGCGCAGTGGGCGCGCTTCAAGGAGCTGGCGCGCGAGGCGGGCGTCACGCCCTCCATGGTGATGTGCGCGGCCTACGCGGAGATCCTGGCCACCTGGGGCCGCAGCCGCGCCTTCACGCTCAACGTGCTGTTCTTCAACCGCGTGCCGCTGCACCCGCACGTGGACCGGGTGCTCGGCAACTTCAGCGCCACCACGCTGCTGGAGGTGCAGGTGGAGCGCGCGGAGTCGATCGCGTCGCGGGCGCAGCGGCTCCAGCAGCAGCTCTGGAACGACCTGGACCACGCGTCGTTCAGCGGCGTGCGCGTGCTGCGTGAGCTCAACCGGCGCGACGGCGACATGCGGCGCGCCCGCATGCCCGTTGTCTACGCGAGCACCATCAACTTCCACTCGCGCGAAGGCGACGCCGCTCCGGCCGGCCTCGCGCAGCACCTGCTCACCATGGGCACGGGCGGTGAGGAGATCCACAGCAGCATCCGCACGCCCCAGGTGTTCCTCGACCACCAGGTCGTGGAGGACGGCGGTGGGTTGGTCCTCAACTGGGACGTGGTGGAGGAGCTGTTCCCGGCGGGGATGATCGACGCCATGTTCCAGGCCTACTCCGGCCTGGTGACGCGGCTGGCGGCGGAGCCCGCCGCGTGGACGGAGCGCACGCGGCTGCTGGTGCCCGTGGAGCAGCTGGACGTCCGCCGGGAGGCCAACGCGACGGCCGCGCCCGTGGCGCAGGGCCTGATGCACGAGCCGTTCGTGAGGGCCGCCGCGCTCCAGCCAGACCGGGCCGCGATCATCACCTCGCGCCGTACGCTCACCTATGGAGAGCTGGACGCCGCCTCCAACCGCGTCGCGCACTGGCTGCGCGAACAGGGGGCGAAGCCCAATGCGCTCGTGGCCCTGGTGATGGAGAAGGGCTGGGAGCAGGTCGTCGCCGCGCTGGGCGTCCTCAAGTCCGGCGCCGCGTACGTGCCCATCGACGCGCACCTGCCTCCGGCGCGCCTTGCCTACCTTCTGGAGAACACGGGCGCCCGGCAGGTCCTCACCCAGTCCTGGCTCAAGCTGGAGCTTTCGGGCGTGGACCCCAGCGCGGTGCTGGCCATTGACGGGCCGCAGGCGCAGCGGCCGTCCGCGGACGCGCTGCCGAGCGTGCAGCGTCCGGACGACCTGGCCTACGTCATCTACACGTCCGGCTCCACGGGGCACCCCAAGGGCGTGATGATCGAGCACCGCGCGGCGCTCAACACGCTGCTGGACGTCAACACACGCTACGGCGTCGGTCCGGACAGCCGGGGCTTCGCGCTGTCCGCGATGAACTTCGACCTGTCGGTGTGGGACGTCTTCGGCCTGCTGGCCGCGGGCGGCGCGCTGGTCATCCCGGAGCCCGGCGAGCTGCGTGAGCCCGGCCGCTGGCTCCACCTGGTGCGCGAGCACCGCGTGACGGTGTGGAACAGCGTCCCTGCGCTGATGGAGATGATGGCCGACCACCTGGGGGGCCTGGGGGAGACGTGGCCCCAGCTGAAGACGGTGATGATGAGCGGCGACTGGATCCCGGTGTCGCTGCCGGAGCGCATCCACGCCGTGGCGCCGAACGCCGCCGTCTACAGCATGGGCGGCGCCACCGAGGCG
The sequence above is drawn from the Corallococcus sp. NCRR genome and encodes:
- a CDS encoding type I polyketide synthase, which encodes MLSVIRSHLLEALARRNGLSPEQIDSRRPFSHYGLDSLGAVALGRALTELAGRDVSPTVFWRHASVDALMRHLATGDADVPAPVEAAGPSVARDEPIAVVGMACRLPGAPDLTAFWELLRSGRDAVSEVPTGRWTDGRLQQADMGGASAPVPRRAGFLPDIAGFDPLFFGISPREAAEMDPQQRLFLELAWEALEDAGIVPRELHATATGVFVGAIWRDYAELGGAEPGRITPHTATGQALNMIANRLSYVLGLQGPSLVIDTACSSSLVAVHLACQSLWAGESTTAIVGGVSVMASPHTMVALSRFGGLSPDGMCKAFDASADGFGRGEGGGVVVLKPLSAALAAGDTIRCVIRATGSNNDGPSNGLTAPNPEAQEKLVRQVLARSGVAPGAVGYVETHGTGTALGDPIEAGALGAVFAKARGEGPPLVIGSVKTNIGHLEGAAGIAGFLKACLCVEQRTVVPSLHFTRPNPLIPFEELRLEVSRETRAWPVPDGPAVAGVSAFGWGGTNAHVVLQEAPPSRLAWVGLAAPDAAGLKGEARRALEALRSGMPLDALHAALAPEASGGPERLTVCVRTRGELEARLGGFLDGVAGTVTLGMAPGRPPKVAFVCAPQGGQWVGMGRRMLLTEDAFRAAFERVDAALAVHSGQSLRDELFKAEGVARYDDVDVVQPLLFAFQVALAEQWRAWGITPDVVVGHSLGEIAAAHIAGILDLEEAALVIHHYSRLQKLLADRGGMAVVNLPPDALTGLLEATNGAVVLAGHNGPRSTVLSGDPAALDALLAELKRRKELCARIRVNVAAHSPQIDEILPELEAVLAGLRPKPARLPMISTALRRRMEGPEVDGRYFGQNLRTPVWLAPVLASLVADGVDALVELSPHPVLVGALQQAAEGRQPPPVVLPSTTRDEDERLALYEARATLFRLGCAGAAPPAPRDAMVPLSAHTPQALRELAARMAGTLRQAPWTQVEDVAATAALRRTHHAERLAVVARGTEDLAQALDAFARGEPHERLVTPALAKAPSVVFVFPGQGSQWHGMARQLLRDEPVFRAELLRCDAAIHAFTGWSVLEELEASESASRMARVDVVQPVLFAVEAALAALWRSWGVRPKAVIGHSMGEVAAAYVAGALNLADAARIICRRSQLLRRVSGQGAMLAAELTLDEAREVLRGHEAQVAVAVSNSSRSTVLSGQPQALEVISQALQARGVFWRWVKVDVASHSPQMDALKAELLEVLADVRPSPSAVPIHSTVLDAVTDGRDFDAGYWVRNLRDPVLFASAVRRAREAGHDVFIEMSPHPILLPAVEQELADVDQPGEVLPSLRRNESERETLLRSLAALYTRGLEPAWSAVTRAGRPGVPLPSYPWQRERFWLEPAPVVRAPIAVSRPSGEGLLGSHFPSAVEPRLHHWQAGWGADVSGFLAGHRVGGDAVVPGAVFLSMALRAAKEALGDAPVALRDIAFPQPLIVGESSEPAPRVQTVLSVRDAQRELQVFSQGEGGTWVPHARALVDAGPAAAVGRERAQEALALRDALRGSAVMLLDSVRYYELLAGCGLEYRAAFRGVDCVWSREAQALGRILPPSATVAPELARVACIDSALQLSIATLPPSLVFRGRQLISVGVDGFALHRLPEGTFHVHAQRRPGGEAPVFQVDLVAFTDAGEPLFHVDGLKVRVLDVARPAVARNDEVRPATAASRTLFDELGALEPTRRRARAEDELRQVVATVLKLAPARVPVDQPLRTLGMDSVMSLELRNRIEARTGIRLSATALWNHPTVEALTNFVLTQAPSASASRPAPARAVPPAPVPAAPVIPADAALPSDLELERLLEAELAQVHHLIKES
- a CDS encoding type I polyketide synthase — translated: MTAPLPTANDPTLLKRSLDALKDLRARYESLESRGREPIAIIGLGCRIPGGGETPETLWKMLCGKVDAVSEVPADRWDLSRYYDADVATPGRMHMRYGAFLDAPDRFDPYFFGISPREAEQMDPQQRLFLEVAWHALEDAGLSAKALAGTDTGVFVGANGNDYLQLQLSEPQVLGTYSLVGGTNCIIPNRLSYLLDLRGPSMAFDTACSSSLVAVHQACQSLRHGESSTAIAGGLNLLLSPVVSVAHSKGLPLAPDGRCKTFDARADGYVRGEGCGVVVLKRLSDAIAAGDPVWAVIHGSAVNQDGLSNGLTAPNGGAQRAVIRKALERARLTGSEVGLIEAHGTGTSLGDPIEVEALSEVYGAAEGERRPCALGSIKTNIGHLEAGAGIVGILKVALSLKHGVIPANLHFQALNPHISLDGTRLYVPTESTPWTDPAERRYGAVSSFGAGGTNAHVVLGTLESARPEASVRPSLPGAERAHLLVLSARSRTALANVARRLADHLTHGAGQHESLEDICATAALRRTHHDHRVGLVVRTREDALQQLRALQQDVRPPGAWTGTAGRPGRPVFLFPSEPRLSGARLAALGRDCPVFAQALERCRGALQQGQGADGVGEHFAVQVALAELWRSWGVEPGAVLGQGVGEIAAAHVAGALSLEDAARVARECGALLAKGDAAAGALSAALAGLMPRPTTVPLYAADGTVLEGESLGAGAWTRCLRRPAQAVPGIEEALRAGHVLFVELGAEPVLTAPVAEAAARQGLTDVLAVSCLSGNQDALGALLTSAAALHAAGLGLRLERLLAPHGHFLRLPTYPFERESFWFKERPVTMLASVRSTSLELPRAAVRDTPPEPARRPAEVRVPASPQLAGWAELPERERATKLRGLVHAEVARILKFDAARLDPKGGFFQMGMDSVMAGQLRNRLEQQLGRKFAVTVIFENPTVDRLSRQLGTFVTPPPAPATPPREPQPLASQGLSPAKGGGAESIADLLARELEETSSISSKDHLS